From the Kitasatospora viridis genome, one window contains:
- a CDS encoding Ldh family oxidoreductase, with the protein MSLTTPTLDAHPAEGDGARLGTAPPGPRPGVAVRYPELLRFTAEVFGSRGLPAARARTAAEALCYGDLTGLTSHGLVNLTRLYLPLLDEGRADPAAEPEVLADRGAAVLLDDHRALGLWSAPAAMDLAVERAEQYGVGLVSVRGATHLGCAGFHTLRAARRGAIGLLAANCGRQRIARPPGGRVTMLGTNPLSVAAPAGGRLHPFVLDMSTTAVPTGRVRAAARAGQPVPAGWLADQQGAPVTDPAAFDRGEAHLLWLGGDPATGAFKGYGLGLVVEVLGALLAGAGLGPEPAALDGDGRPSGRDDDIGYLALAIAPGTLRDGADFAEQAAGLFTTLLGCPPIDPAHPVGYPGHPEGQLAQRQLIGGVHLSPARFQELTELAADCGLTPPRPIGATAAAQVRA; encoded by the coding sequence ATGTCGCTGACGACCCCCACGCTCGACGCCCACCCCGCCGAGGGCGACGGCGCCCGGCTCGGCACCGCCCCGCCCGGCCCGCGCCCCGGCGTGGCCGTCCGCTACCCGGAGCTGCTGCGCTTCACCGCCGAGGTGTTCGGCAGCCGCGGGCTGCCCGCCGCCCGGGCCCGGACCGCCGCCGAGGCGCTCTGCTACGGCGACCTGACCGGGCTGACCTCGCACGGCCTGGTCAACCTCACCCGGCTCTACCTGCCGCTGCTCGACGAGGGCCGGGCCGACCCGGCCGCCGAGCCCGAGGTGCTGGCCGACCGGGGCGCCGCCGTGCTGCTGGACGACCACCGGGCGCTCGGCCTCTGGTCGGCGCCGGCCGCGATGGACCTGGCCGTCGAACGGGCCGAGCAGTACGGCGTGGGCCTGGTCTCGGTGCGCGGCGCGACCCACCTGGGCTGCGCCGGGTTCCACACCCTGCGGGCGGCCCGGCGCGGCGCCATCGGGCTGCTGGCGGCCAACTGCGGGCGGCAGCGGATCGCCCGGCCGCCGGGCGGGCGGGTCACCATGCTCGGCACCAACCCGCTGAGCGTGGCCGCCCCGGCCGGCGGGCGGTTGCACCCGTTCGTGCTGGACATGAGCACCACGGCGGTGCCGACCGGCCGGGTGCGGGCCGCCGCCCGGGCCGGGCAGCCGGTCCCGGCGGGCTGGCTGGCCGACCAGCAGGGCGCGCCGGTGACCGACCCGGCCGCCTTCGACCGGGGCGAGGCGCACCTGCTCTGGCTCGGCGGCGACCCGGCGACCGGCGCGTTCAAGGGCTACGGGCTGGGCCTGGTGGTGGAGGTGCTGGGCGCGCTGCTGGCCGGCGCGGGCCTGGGCCCGGAGCCGGCCGCGCTCGACGGCGACGGCCGTCCGAGCGGCCGGGACGACGACATCGGCTACCTGGCGCTGGCGATCGCCCCGGGCACGCTGCGCGACGGCGCGGACTTCGCCGAGCAGGCGGCCGGGCTGTTCACCACCCTGCTCGGCTGCCCGCCGATCGACCCGGCGCACCCGGTCGGCTACCCGGGCCACCCGGAGGGCCAATTGGCGCAGCGTCAGCTGATCGGCGGGGTGCACCTGTCGCCGGCCCGGTTCCAGGAGCTGACCGAGCTGGCCGCGGACTGCGGCCTGACCCCGCCGCGCCCGATCGGCGCCACCGCGGCTGCGCAGGTGCGGGCATGA
- a CDS encoding M20/M25/M40 family metallo-hydrolase gives MLSATDPTGTEPLTTADGHLLLELLALPTAGPLEGGTPRLWEAQRVYAAAAAPLGFTVARHAAPDRAWAELPDVPLPVRGAAADPGFLTEQPSLLLRLGRPGTPRERTVMFNVHLDTVAGLEPVRHDPATGTFHGRGAVDAKGPAVALLAGIRAALAERPGLADRLAVLVQAVAGEEGGALGTIGTRPLVAAGHYGRLNVFCEPTGNLALTHCTAAMTARITTDGQDAVDDQPAAGHNATVLLGFLAQHLAGAITPGDGRLCIAGLHTGHLHNRVYGRGELLLNLAYPDRATAARLEHAVTEALADGLRAFADRFAANPLLARTAVDAARITRLDWLKRGLPALERPTGERWLPALLARAGIAEWPAGEPGFTCDAIWLAGHPGTGTVVLGPGTLAGNHAHAEGEFVRTTELAGFARSVRDLLAAFDAGPHTGPPTDRPTAVPHPQSAQEARAACR, from the coding sequence GTGCTGAGCGCCACCGACCCGACCGGCACCGAGCCCCTCACCACCGCGGACGGCCACCTGCTGCTGGAACTGCTCGCGCTGCCCACCGCCGGCCCGCTGGAGGGCGGCACCCCGCGCCTCTGGGAGGCCCAGCGGGTGTACGCGGCGGCCGCCGCCCCGCTCGGCTTCACGGTCGCCCGGCACGCCGCCCCGGACCGCGCCTGGGCCGAACTGCCGGACGTGCCGCTGCCGGTGCGCGGCGCCGCCGCCGACCCCGGCTTCCTCACCGAGCAGCCCTCGCTGCTGCTGCGGCTCGGCCGCCCGGGCACCCCGCGCGAGCGCACCGTGATGTTCAACGTGCACCTGGACACCGTGGCCGGCCTGGAGCCGGTCCGGCACGACCCGGCCACCGGCACCTTCCACGGCCGCGGCGCGGTGGACGCCAAGGGCCCGGCGGTCGCCCTGCTGGCCGGGATCCGGGCGGCGCTGGCCGAGCGCCCCGGACTGGCCGACCGGCTGGCCGTGCTGGTCCAGGCGGTGGCCGGCGAGGAGGGCGGCGCGCTCGGCACCATCGGCACCCGCCCGCTGGTCGCGGCCGGCCACTACGGCCGGCTCAACGTCTTCTGCGAACCCACCGGCAACCTCGCGCTGACCCACTGCACGGCCGCGATGACCGCCCGGATCACCACCGACGGCCAGGACGCGGTGGACGACCAGCCCGCCGCCGGCCACAACGCCACCGTGCTGCTCGGCTTCCTGGCCCAGCACCTGGCCGGCGCGATCACCCCGGGCGACGGCCGGCTCTGCATCGCCGGCCTGCACACCGGCCACCTGCACAACCGGGTGTACGGCCGCGGCGAGCTGCTGCTCAACCTGGCCTACCCGGACCGGGCCACCGCCGCCCGGCTCGAACACGCCGTCACCGAGGCGCTGGCGGACGGGCTGCGGGCCTTCGCCGACCGGTTCGCCGCCAACCCGCTGCTGGCCCGCACCGCCGTGGACGCGGCCCGGATCACCCGCCTTGACTGGCTCAAGCGCGGCCTGCCCGCGCTGGAGCGGCCGACCGGCGAGCGCTGGCTGCCCGCGCTGCTGGCCCGGGCCGGGATCGCCGAGTGGCCGGCCGGCGAACCCGGCTTCACCTGCGACGCGATCTGGCTGGCCGGCCACCCGGGCACCGGCACCGTGGTGCTCGGCCCGGGCACCCTGGCCGGCAACCACGCCCACGCGGAGGGCGAGTTCGTCCGGACCACCGAACTGGCCGGCTTCGCCCGCTCGGTCCGCGACCTGCTGGCGGCCTTCGACGCCGGACCGCACACCGGCCCGCCCACCGACCGCCCCACCGCCGTCCCGCACCCCCAATCCGCTCAGGAGGCCCGCGCCGCATGTCGCTGA
- a CDS encoding sugar phosphate isomerase/epimerase family protein — protein sequence MSTELSPDLSPDLTTGSSPPAGRPAVQAIGYCGITDEAAPELAGQLAAARELGWQAVELRTIDGQPLDLLSGPAFARAAARIAEAGLRVPVIASRIGGWSRPVSCDLDQELAELAVLADRCGALGTRYLRIMSYPNDGLAEVDWEREVLRRVRVLARAAEQHGVVLLHENCSGWAGRDPSRALRLLDAAGTEAFGLLFDTGNGIAHDYRALEVLRTLAPYVRHVQVKDAAGTPEAVEYRAPGEGAAEVADCLRLLLEVGYQGHWSIEPHLAVRPHEGFRDQPARCRAAFERCGRALRELAESVATEAGGRWRGGPAGLEWTAPC from the coding sequence ATGTCCACTGAGCTGTCCCCCGACCTGTCCCCCGACCTGACCACCGGCAGCTCGCCACCGGCGGGCCGCCCCGCGGTCCAGGCGATCGGCTACTGCGGGATCACCGACGAGGCCGCCCCGGAGCTCGCCGGTCAGCTCGCCGCGGCCCGCGAACTCGGTTGGCAAGCCGTTGAGTTGCGCACCATCGACGGCCAGCCGCTGGACCTGCTGAGCGGCCCCGCGTTCGCCCGGGCGGCCGCCCGGATCGCCGAGGCCGGCCTGCGGGTACCGGTGATCGCCTCCCGGATCGGCGGCTGGTCCCGCCCGGTCAGCTGCGACCTGGACCAGGAACTCGCCGAACTGGCCGTCCTCGCCGACCGCTGCGGCGCCCTCGGCACCCGCTACCTGCGGATCATGTCCTACCCCAACGACGGTCTGGCCGAGGTCGACTGGGAGCGCGAAGTGCTGCGCCGGGTGAGGGTGCTGGCCCGCGCCGCCGAACAGCACGGCGTGGTGCTGCTGCACGAGAACTGCTCCGGCTGGGCCGGCCGCGACCCGTCCCGGGCGCTGCGGCTGCTGGACGCGGCCGGCACCGAGGCCTTCGGCCTGCTCTTCGACACCGGCAACGGGATCGCCCACGACTACCGGGCGCTGGAGGTGCTGCGCACCCTGGCCCCGTACGTGCGGCACGTGCAGGTGAAGGACGCCGCCGGCACCCCCGAGGCGGTCGAGTACCGCGCCCCGGGCGAGGGCGCCGCCGAGGTGGCCGACTGCCTGCGGCTGCTGCTGGAGGTCGGCTACCAGGGCCACTGGTCGATCGAGCCGCACCTCGCGGTCCGCCCGCACGAGGGCTTCCGGGACCAACCGGCCCGCTGCCGGGCCGCCTTCGAGCGCTGCGGCCGGGCGCTGCGCGAACTCGCCGAGTCGGTCGCCACCGAGGCCGGCGGGCGGTGGCGCGGCGGCCCGGCCGGCCTGGAGTGGACGGCGCCGTGCTGA
- a CDS encoding Gfo/Idh/MocA family protein — translation MFRTLIVGLGRAGAGLHLPVLLRLRREPGRLFADAPLLAVDPDPTALPDAPELRRLPSLAAARRLLDPERTVLHICTPPRDRAQLIGEAAGLGFRKLIVEKPLATDPADLAALAELVHRRRLDILVVAPWLASSLTERLGRLVRDGEFGELRRITVRQHKPRFRRSLANHGHPTAFDIEMPHALGVALLLAGDGEVAQADWRDLRVAGQVRPALGSARLVLAHHRGVRTEIVSDLTSPVRERRITLRFDRATAVGHYPGSADDEYAQLRLTGRRVNSHEVFPDDALSSYLRRAYTRFLAGPVPPRVEFDAHVRAVRLLSDAKRLSGADLIAGPAESERELTHVH, via the coding sequence ATGTTCCGCACCCTGATCGTCGGCCTCGGACGGGCGGGTGCCGGTCTGCACCTGCCGGTGCTGCTGCGGCTGCGGCGCGAACCCGGGCGGCTGTTCGCGGATGCCCCGCTGCTGGCCGTGGACCCGGACCCGACCGCCTTACCGGATGCGCCCGAGCTGCGGCGACTGCCCTCACTGGCCGCCGCCCGCCGACTGCTCGACCCGGAGCGGACCGTGCTGCACATCTGCACCCCGCCCCGGGACCGCGCCCAACTGATCGGCGAAGCAGCCGGGTTGGGGTTTCGCAAACTGATCGTCGAGAAGCCGTTGGCGACCGATCCGGCGGACCTGGCCGCACTCGCCGAACTGGTGCACCGCCGAAGGCTCGACATCCTCGTGGTGGCGCCCTGGCTGGCCAGTTCACTCACCGAACGGCTCGGCCGCCTGGTGCGCGACGGCGAGTTCGGCGAACTGCGCCGGATCACGGTGCGCCAGCACAAGCCGCGGTTCCGCCGCTCGCTGGCCAACCACGGCCACCCCACCGCCTTCGACATCGAGATGCCGCACGCCCTCGGCGTGGCCCTGCTGCTGGCCGGCGACGGCGAGGTGGCCCAGGCCGACTGGCGCGACCTGCGGGTGGCCGGCCAGGTCCGCCCCGCCCTCGGCAGCGCCCGGCTGGTGCTGGCCCACCACCGGGGCGTGCGCACCGAGATCGTCTCCGACCTGACCTCGCCGGTGCGCGAGCGGCGGATCACGCTGCGCTTCGACCGGGCCACCGCGGTCGGCCACTACCCCGGCAGCGCCGACGACGAGTACGCCCAACTCCGGCTCACCGGACGGCGGGTGAACTCCCACGAGGTCTTCCCGGACGACGCGCTGAGCAGCTACCTGCGGCGCGCCTACACCCGGTTCCTGGCCGGCCCGGTGCCGCCGCGGGTCGAGTTCGACGCACACGTGAGGGCGGTCCGGCTGCTGAGCGACGCCAAGCGGCTCAGCGGCGCGGACCTGATCGCCGGACCCGCCGAGAGCGAACGGGAGTTGACCCATGTCCACTGA
- a CDS encoding DegT/DnrJ/EryC1/StrS family aminotransferase → MPQPPTAPAVGAVPRQAGAHPPVPFFTQARLFEELWPQIERRAVEVLDDGKFSHGRQVAELERALAEYTGARHVIGVNSGTDALVLLLRAAGLRPGDEVVVPAFSFAASATSVVLAGGRPVFADIDPEDYGLDPAAAQRVLTERTRFVMPVHLFHRTADLAGIGALAERHGLTVVEDSAEAIGMRVGGRHAGLFGAGGVLSFFPTKTLGAIGDAGAVLTDDDAIAEQVDALRHHGRLGRTIGDFRTINTTTSLPGYNSKMDDLQAAVLLAKLTRLDADIARRAELAAAYDERLADVPGVLRRPPVGGIEGQVFYVYLIETERRDELAAHLAGHGVETEVYYPTTLPQQPCFAELGHRPGEFPQAEAACRRTLALPLYPELTERQLDVVCDLIRAFHREGP, encoded by the coding sequence TTGCCGCAGCCACCCACCGCGCCCGCCGTCGGCGCCGTTCCCCGGCAGGCGGGCGCCCACCCGCCGGTGCCGTTCTTCACCCAGGCCCGCCTCTTCGAGGAGTTGTGGCCGCAGATCGAGCGCCGGGCCGTCGAGGTGCTGGACGACGGCAAGTTCTCGCACGGCCGGCAAGTGGCCGAACTGGAGCGCGCGCTGGCCGAGTACACCGGGGCCCGGCACGTGATCGGCGTGAACAGCGGCACCGACGCGCTGGTGCTGCTGCTGCGCGCGGCCGGACTGCGCCCCGGCGACGAGGTGGTGGTGCCGGCGTTCAGCTTCGCCGCCTCCGCCACCTCGGTGGTGCTGGCCGGCGGGCGACCGGTCTTCGCCGACATCGACCCCGAGGACTACGGGTTGGACCCCGCCGCCGCGCAGCGGGTGCTCACCGAGCGGACCAGGTTCGTCATGCCGGTCCACCTCTTCCACCGCACCGCCGACTTGGCCGGGATCGGCGCGCTGGCCGAGCGGCACGGGCTGACCGTGGTGGAGGACAGCGCGGAGGCGATCGGCATGCGGGTCGGCGGCCGGCACGCCGGGCTGTTCGGCGCCGGCGGGGTGCTCTCGTTCTTCCCGACCAAGACGCTCGGCGCGATCGGCGACGCCGGCGCGGTGCTCACGGACGACGACGCGATCGCCGAGCAGGTGGACGCGCTGCGCCACCACGGCCGGCTCGGCCGCACCATCGGCGACTTCCGCACCATCAACACGACCACCTCGCTGCCCGGTTACAACAGCAAGATGGACGACCTGCAGGCGGCCGTGCTGCTGGCCAAACTGACCCGGCTGGACGCCGACATCGCCCGTCGGGCCGAGCTCGCTGCGGCCTACGACGAGCGGTTGGCCGACGTCCCCGGGGTGCTGCGCCGGCCGCCGGTCGGCGGGATCGAGGGCCAGGTCTTCTACGTCTACCTGATCGAGACCGAGCGGCGCGACGAACTGGCCGCGCACCTGGCCGGGCACGGCGTGGAGACCGAGGTGTACTACCCCACGACCCTGCCGCAGCAGCCCTGTTTCGCTGAGCTCGGCCACCGCCCGGGCGAGTTCCCGCAGGCCGAGGCGGCCTGTCGGCGCACCCTGGCGCTGCCGCTCTACCCCGAGCTGACGGAACGTCAGCTCGACGTCGTCTGCGACCTGATCCGCGCGTTCCACCGGGAGGGCCCGTGA
- a CDS encoding DegT/DnrJ/EryC1/StrS family aminotransferase, which yields MTTAQSTSIPFFPPDLFEGDRAELLRLLREIGTGPSQRFILGEQTALLERELAEQLGAADVVACASGTGALTLVLAALEVGPGDEVVVPAFGCAPLASSVLALGARPVFADIDPWTMVADPADAERRITGRTKALMPAHMFSVLADLPAFAALAELYGLRLVEDSAVAQGGVLAGRPAGLWGEAGVYSFVQVKSFGMPGEGGVVVTRDAEIGRTVRMLRNHGQDGRTRFRHHRIGWNSRFDELQAAFQRHRLPGLPARLARRAEIASYYTGRFEPLSGRGVVPPPAGTDGRCYYVYTLLVERRAELAAHLAAHGVDSHAYYPQALPRQPAFAPFVRAGDAWPAADRAAERALSIPVYPHLTDVQVERIADLVCEFAAV from the coding sequence GTGACCACCGCCCAGAGCACGAGCATCCCGTTCTTCCCCCCGGACCTCTTCGAGGGCGACCGGGCCGAACTGCTGCGGCTGCTCCGGGAGATCGGCACCGGGCCGAGCCAGCGCTTCATCCTCGGCGAGCAGACCGCGCTGCTGGAGCGGGAGTTGGCCGAGCAGCTGGGCGCGGCCGACGTGGTGGCCTGCGCCAGCGGCACCGGTGCGCTCACCCTGGTGCTGGCCGCCCTGGAGGTCGGGCCGGGGGACGAGGTGGTGGTGCCGGCCTTCGGCTGCGCGCCGCTGGCCTCCAGCGTGCTCGCGCTCGGCGCCCGGCCGGTCTTCGCCGACATCGACCCGTGGACCATGGTGGCCGACCCCGCCGACGCCGAGCGGCGGATCACCGGGCGGACCAAGGCGCTGATGCCGGCCCACATGTTCTCGGTGCTGGCCGACCTGCCGGCCTTCGCCGCGCTGGCCGAGCTGTACGGGTTGCGGCTGGTGGAGGACTCGGCGGTGGCCCAGGGCGGTGTGCTGGCTGGCCGGCCGGCCGGGCTCTGGGGCGAGGCCGGGGTCTACTCCTTCGTGCAGGTGAAGAGTTTCGGCATGCCGGGGGAGGGCGGGGTGGTGGTCACCCGGGACGCGGAGATCGGCCGCACCGTGCGGATGCTGCGCAACCACGGGCAGGACGGCCGGACCCGGTTCCGGCACCACCGGATCGGCTGGAACAGCCGGTTCGACGAGCTGCAGGCCGCCTTCCAGCGCCACCGGCTGCCCGGGCTGCCGGCCCGGCTGGCCAGGCGGGCCGAGATCGCCTCCTACTACACCGGGCGGTTCGAGCCGCTGTCCGGGCGGGGGGTCGTGCCGCCGCCGGCCGGCACCGACGGGCGCTGCTACTACGTCTACACGCTGCTGGTCGAGCGGCGGGCCGAGCTGGCCGCGCACCTGGCGGCGCACGGGGTCGACTCGCACGCCTACTACCCGCAGGCGCTTCCCCGGCAGCCCGCCTTCGCGCCGTTCGTCCGGGCGGGTGACGCCTGGCCGGCCGCCGACCGTGCGGCCGAACGTGCGTTGTCGATCCCGGTGTACCCGCACCTGACGGACGTCCAGGTCGAGCGGATCGCCGACCTTGTGTGCGAGTTTGCCGCCGTTTGA
- a CDS encoding class I SAM-dependent methyltransferase translates to MPTTTTESRYVFGALGDRVREQAASRSAAYDPFTTERLTATGLTDGWHCLEVGAGEGEIAHWLAQRCAPGGSVLATDLCPERIPPAPGLRTERHDLTRDPLPEAGFDLVHARLVLQLLADRTTLLARLRTALRPGGWIQIDEFDVSYGPVLTAPSPAAAELYETFLAAKNRAVAANGGDPRWGRRVAADLLAAGFTEVDPQPRVALWRAGHPGLELLVSHTRTLRERLVAEGMTDRQLDEVCRVMRHPEFSAASCVMYSVHGRRPA, encoded by the coding sequence ATGCCGACCACCACCACCGAGAGCCGGTACGTCTTCGGCGCTCTCGGCGACCGGGTGCGCGAGCAGGCCGCCAGCCGCTCCGCCGCCTACGACCCCTTCACCACCGAGCGGTTGACCGCCACCGGCCTGACCGACGGCTGGCACTGCCTCGAAGTCGGCGCCGGCGAGGGCGAGATCGCCCACTGGCTGGCGCAGCGCTGCGCCCCCGGCGGCTCGGTGCTCGCCACCGACCTCTGCCCGGAGCGGATCCCGCCCGCGCCCGGCCTGCGGACCGAGCGCCACGACCTCACCCGGGACCCGCTGCCCGAGGCCGGGTTCGACCTGGTGCACGCCCGCCTGGTGCTCCAGTTGCTGGCCGACCGGACCACCCTGCTGGCCCGGCTGCGGACCGCGCTGCGCCCCGGCGGCTGGATCCAGATCGACGAGTTCGACGTCTCCTACGGCCCGGTGCTGACCGCCCCCTCCCCGGCCGCCGCCGAACTGTACGAGACCTTCCTGGCCGCCAAGAACCGCGCGGTCGCCGCCAACGGCGGCGATCCCCGGTGGGGCCGCCGGGTGGCCGCCGACCTGCTCGCGGCCGGCTTCACCGAGGTGGACCCGCAGCCCCGGGTGGCGCTCTGGCGGGCCGGCCACCCCGGCCTCGAACTGCTGGTCAGCCACACCCGCACGCTGCGCGAGCGGCTGGTGGCCGAGGGCATGACGGACCGTCAGCTCGACGAGGTGTGCCGGGTGATGCGGCACCCGGAGTTCTCCGCCGCCTCCTGCGTCATGTACTCGGTGCACGGCCGCCGGCCGGCCTGA
- a CDS encoding UbiA family prenyltransferase: protein MDHTAVLGRTGRYAPSWRVYARLAKLDIYDYYLATPLLLAMLLPGGRLTTDGWAVIGLFLVGGIAMFAGLCSFDDVTGYRDGSDAANYGPDAPARRLARKPLIAGALSEPQAVRFAWCAIAAQFACWGLALLVAPHRPWWAVAATLLCLFAGFQYSWWLRLSYRGWQEFLLAAYGWVFVLAPYGLVTGQAQGFAMVLGLVFGLGPLLFGVYSNVNDIAGDRAVGRRTVAVLASPAGNAGFVGALCLVEAALLVLPAEFGAAPWWFAALAVPVIALRAGQFTLGLVAGSREILRARRLGIHTHRVCTLLLVTACLLNGGAA, encoded by the coding sequence GTGGATCACACAGCCGTTCTCGGCCGCACCGGCCGGTACGCCCCGAGCTGGCGGGTCTACGCCCGGCTGGCCAAGCTGGACATCTACGACTACTACCTGGCGACCCCGCTGCTGCTCGCCATGCTGCTGCCCGGCGGTCGACTGACCACCGACGGCTGGGCGGTGATCGGGCTCTTCCTGGTCGGCGGGATCGCCATGTTCGCCGGGCTCTGCTCCTTCGACGACGTCACCGGCTACCGGGACGGCAGCGACGCGGCCAACTACGGCCCCGACGCGCCCGCCCGCCGGCTCGCCCGCAAGCCGCTGATCGCCGGGGCGCTCAGCGAGCCGCAGGCGGTGCGGTTCGCCTGGTGCGCGATCGCCGCCCAGTTCGCCTGCTGGGGGCTGGCGCTGCTGGTCGCGCCGCACCGGCCGTGGTGGGCGGTGGCGGCCACCCTGCTCTGCCTGTTCGCCGGCTTCCAGTACTCCTGGTGGCTGCGGCTCAGCTACCGGGGCTGGCAGGAGTTCCTGCTCGCCGCCTACGGCTGGGTCTTCGTGCTCGCGCCGTACGGCCTGGTCACCGGGCAGGCGCAGGGCTTCGCCATGGTGCTCGGGCTGGTCTTCGGCCTCGGCCCGCTGCTCTTCGGCGTCTACTCCAACGTCAACGACATCGCCGGCGACCGGGCAGTGGGCCGGCGCACCGTCGCCGTGCTCGCCTCGCCGGCCGGCAACGCCGGGTTCGTCGGCGCGCTCTGCCTGGTGGAGGCCGCGCTGCTGGTGCTGCCGGCCGAATTCGGCGCCGCGCCCTGGTGGTTCGCCGCCCTCGCGGTGCCGGTGATCGCGCTGCGCGCCGGGCAGTTCACCCTCGGCCTGGTGGCCGGCTCCCGGGAGATCCTGCGGGCCCGCCGGCTCGGCATCCACACCCACCGGGTCTGCACCCTGCTGCTGGTCACCGCCTGCCTGCTCAACGGCGGTGCGGCGTGA
- a CDS encoding class I adenylate-forming enzyme family protein: MRLLRPRPLDLGPFFETLAERDSPTVVRLSRPLDLAPESGREWTVPQLAELVRETAAALAAAKVRPGDHVAIHKRNHWDYALLAASVARLGAVPALLSSQLPPEALAVLLARLKPKLLLSDRYTLALGVGRPKQRTVCLDGPAPGATDLATLRGGRIPPVHPRRDDDPLVVIHTSGTTGVPKLVLHSTTSLVRRITGFEAHRWPVTSVRPEDTAASAVSFAHGRGVSWTLSALWGRPRTALLLADPEPELALPLLREHPPTVLEALPATYQQWQPQAGGGAFLRMRLFISTFDAVHPPTVREFLAASGRRHPVWMQGWGQSETGPLTFRFFTRRSLARREQRHPTTRDLGRPVPGWIALRVVDPATGRPVARGVTGVLQARVPGLCQGYPGEPDRWTTKLDGPWFNTGDLGSRSRTGRVRLLDREVDMMPDASCVELEDVLHERLPEVEEAVVLWAGAGRPPLPVLVTRDERLDPGRWRHAVRDLPPLAEPVLLGWEALPRTGTGKVRRHLLRDRYLAGAGAYGSGRWT, translated from the coding sequence GTGAGGCTGTTGCGACCCCGCCCGTTGGACCTCGGCCCGTTCTTCGAGACCCTGGCGGAACGGGACTCGCCCACCGTGGTCCGGCTCAGCCGCCCGCTCGACCTGGCGCCGGAGTCCGGCCGGGAGTGGACCGTGCCCCAACTGGCCGAGCTGGTGCGGGAGACCGCCGCCGCGCTGGCCGCCGCCAAGGTCCGGCCCGGCGACCACGTGGCGATCCACAAGCGCAACCACTGGGACTACGCGCTGCTGGCCGCCTCCGTCGCCCGGCTCGGCGCGGTGCCCGCCCTGCTCTCCAGCCAACTGCCGCCGGAGGCACTGGCGGTGCTGCTCGCCCGGCTGAAGCCCAAGCTGCTGCTCTCCGACCGCTACACGCTGGCGCTCGGCGTCGGCCGCCCCAAGCAGCGCACCGTCTGCCTGGACGGCCCCGCGCCCGGCGCCACCGACCTGGCCACGCTGCGCGGCGGCCGGATCCCGCCGGTGCACCCGCGCCGGGACGACGACCCGCTGGTGGTGATCCACACCTCCGGCACCACCGGCGTGCCCAAGCTGGTGCTGCACTCCACCACCAGCCTGGTCCGCCGGATCACCGGCTTCGAGGCGCACCGCTGGCCGGTCACCTCGGTGCGGCCGGAGGACACCGCGGCCAGCGCGGTCTCCTTCGCGCACGGCCGCGGCGTCTCCTGGACCCTCTCGGCGCTCTGGGGCCGCCCGCGCACCGCACTGCTGCTCGCCGACCCCGAGCCCGAGCTCGCCCTCCCGCTGCTGCGCGAACACCCGCCCACCGTGCTGGAGGCGCTGCCCGCGACCTACCAGCAGTGGCAGCCGCAGGCCGGCGGCGGCGCCTTCCTGCGGATGCGCCTGTTCATCAGCACCTTCGACGCGGTGCACCCGCCCACCGTGCGGGAGTTCCTGGCGGCCAGCGGACGGCGGCACCCGGTCTGGATGCAGGGCTGGGGGCAGAGCGAGACCGGCCCGCTGACCTTCCGGTTCTTCACCCGCCGCTCGCTGGCCCGGCGCGAGCAGCGCCACCCCACCACCCGGGACCTCGGCCGCCCGGTGCCCGGCTGGATCGCGCTGCGGGTGGTCGACCCGGCCACCGGCCGGCCGGTCGCCCGCGGCGTCACCGGCGTGCTGCAGGCCAGGGTGCCCGGGCTCTGCCAGGGCTACCCGGGCGAGCCCGACCGGTGGACCACCAAGCTGGACGGCCCCTGGTTCAACACCGGCGACCTCGGCAGCCGCAGCCGCACCGGCCGGGTCCGGCTGCTCGACCGCGAGGTCGACATGATGCCGGACGCCAGCTGCGTCGAACTGGAGGACGTGCTGCACGAGCGGCTGCCCGAGGTGGAGGAGGCGGTGGTGCTCTGGGCCGGGGCCGGCCGGCCGCCACTGCCCGTGCTGGTCACCCGGGACGAGCGGCTCGACCCCGGGCGCTGGCGGCACGCCGTGCGCGACCTGCCGCCGCTGGCCGAGCCGGTGCTGCTCGGCTGGGAGGCACTGCCCCGCACCGGCACCGGCAAGGTCCGTCGCCACCTGCTCCGCGACCGCTACCTGGCCGGTGCGGGGGCGTACGGCAGCGGCCGGTGGACCTGA